Within Harpia harpyja isolate bHarHar1 chromosome 4, bHarHar1 primary haplotype, whole genome shotgun sequence, the genomic segment CAATCCATTGTGCTGTGTGGGTGCCGCCTGCCAACACGCAAAATGCTCTTGACACAAATTATCTGGGAAAGGTGACCACATACTCCAGTAAGCTCCAAGGCAGAGGAGCACATCTTTGCTAGATAGCCCACCAGTGGGTCTCACAACTGTCCTTGGATGTAGTCACAGTAAGGACTGACAGCAGTTTCTGATTTGTGAGAAATTAAGCCTTGACCTTAATGATGGCAGATGGAGCAATAGGAACAGCCTTCATGACAACAGATAGAGTAACAAATAAACCCACCGCTCACTACTCTTCCCATAGTGCCTGTTAACCTGCATGTCTGCTGTCTGAAGCCGAGCAGAGCAGTCTAAGGAAGACACCCGGGGTTCAAAGGTGCAGTGATAAAGAAGGGTCTATCCACAGCTTGCTTACACACAACCTGGCCTTGGGCCGCAAGGCAGTCGAGACTGAAGGATGCAGAGACTCACCATGAAATTTCTTGTCCAAGATCATCTGTGACAGTTTCCTTTCTACCTCAGCCTGAAATTGAAGCAGAAAAATTACGTGTCTCCCGGAActacacaaagaaaagcaaatcttaCTACTCCACACTCCTCAACAGCCCTGGCGGGATATAAGCACTGCTTAAAAGCAGCTATTTCATCACTGAACATGATGTCAGGACAGATCTCTCCTTGCACGCTGCTTGATACTACCATAAGCTTTAGATGACATACGAAAttaagcagcagcttttaatgaCGAGAACACTGGGATGTCTTGCCCTCTCGGTCCACAAAAGACTGTGTAACTGTCACTTCACACAGGCATTACTCATTACAGGATCTGGAGCATTCTAGCTTGGTTCAGCAAGTATTTAGTCAAGTGTTGGCGAAGCGTCATTCAAGCCACTCAATACCGAGCTGACCTCCTGCCCAGTGCCAAGCAAGGCCCCACAGCAGTCTGCTCCGCTTCCGCTCTTTGGACAGAGGACACACAGCCGCAGTTAAGAAACAACTGCAGTCCAGCTTTTACTCAAACTATTAAGTATGTGTTAAACACCAAGGGCTAGTCTAGGAAAAGActgcacaaagagaaaaagaggataGATGATGTACCGACCATAAAGGCCGAGCTCAGTACACTTCCAAACCTCTGGCCTTAATGCTAATACAGGACAAAAGCACTTCAGGATGCAACTGGCTGGGTCTACAGTGGATTTTCCTAAAACTTAATCTGGTTGGGATTATCTGTAAAGCAGTTATTGCAATAGTCAATGTGACATACACATCCCTAATGAAACTTCAAACTGATTAGCTGGATCCTGTATCTTCAGGGTCTAAGACAGACTCCTCCGGGCACACTCACAAGGATTAAATGCAGGTCAATTGGGAAGACTGAGCTGGTCACAACATGAGCTGTTACTACAGCAGAGGAAAATCTACCCCCAGTAAAAAGCAAATGCTAACAACGGGAGTAAAACCCACGTGAAGGAAGATGATGTTACAGCAAAGACTAGAGCAGAGGAAGCCAGTCCGATGCCTCCTGGAAACTGTCCATGTTAAAGTTCCCAAGAGCAATATTTGCCTGTAAATGCCGTGGAGGTGATCTGTCAGACTTAATAGCCTACATTTATTTCCCGGTGGCAAATGGCATTTGACCTCAATTCCTTTGCCCTCTTAAGACGTGCCACTGATTTCTAGTGATATTCTTACCTTTGAGAGCTTGATGAGGCTGGATATGTGTTCAATCTATAAGAGAGACCAATAGAGTTAAGTAAATCTTTAGCTGCACTTTTGACACACAGCACCGAGGTATGGGACTCTTCCATGGAACAGCACAAGGGCCTGTAAACGCTTTGGCCTAAAAATCTCCAACAGCTTTCTCTGCTTTGTGGCTTCATGTCCTACAGATTTCAAATCCAATTTTAACTGAAGATGGACTAGACACCTAAAGCCATTTCACtctgaaacataaaataatatttattctccAAGATTATTGCAGCTTTACCCACACCCTGTCAGAGCCCTTAAAAGCCAAACACTGTTACCTTCAGTGTTAAAAGCATGGCCACCTTTCAGTGCGCATTAAGTGAAATGGGTGGAAAGGGCTATGACTCTGGAACGTGGTTTTCCAAAGTTCCCCTCAGCCCCCTccttatttttcagctgaacatGATGAACCCTGAGCTCTGGAAGTGCTGAGCAGCTCTGAGTAAGAAGTATTCTGCACGGGAACAAGTCCTTCACCCACCAACAGCAGGGGACAGAGGTACCAGCATGTCAGTGTGCTTGCTGGAAACATTTACCTGTACTCTGGAGAAGGGCTCAATGACTCTGATCAGATTCTGTTCCAATAAGTTATCATAGAGCTTAGCCAAGTGAGTGTTTATGATGGGGTCGTCCCTGAGCTCCACCTTATAGTCTGTCAGAGCCTGCGGAAGACACAGTGGGAACAAATAATTCAGGTAGTGACAGGTCTCCTGTCCTCAAGGCCCTCTGAGTATGAAATagtcttccctccctgcccagcaaAGTATCAGTAGTTAATCCAATCCCATAACTTAGATAAAAGGCCAGGAGGTCACGACAGCCTAGCAGCATTTCAAGCACCGTGCAGCAAGCATCCTTCATCTTTATGCTGCTGGAGCTTAGCAGCCAGAATCTCCAGTTTACACTCAGGAGATGGCATGACAGGATTGTTCCCTGACATGGGAATCCTCTCCGTTATCTCTGTGGTGCTCTTCCTGAAGCCAGGAAAAAATTTAGGAAGATACACATCGCAGTGAACAGCACCAAAAGTACAGGACACTGCTTCTGAGTTcactctccagaaaaaaaaaaaaaaaaaaaaaaaggaaaaaaatcctcatttcAAGCAAGCTATTACTCCCCATGCTGCGAAAACCAAACTGGCTGATTATTGTGGGGTATTTGCTTGATGCACTGTTGCTTTCTATGCATGTTTTTATGGTTTCCTGCTGTGGGATGTAGCAGCTCCTACAACTTCccaaaacaaaatgtattgtCCAGCCAGGCCCCATTTTCTGTCTCCTGACTCACCTTTTCAAAATCTGCCAGCGATCGGTTCTTACTGGCTTGTGCCACACATTTTAGTGCTTCtgtctgcagagaaagaaaatgagagtaGGTTATTGTTCTGGATTCTCCTCTCAGTGCTATTACGCCAACTGTGCAGTATACTGAAAACGTGCTTAAACAGCGAAATGGGAATGTTCCTTTTGCTACAAAGCCATGTCAGGGTTACTTCCACACAGGCAGAGTAAGAACAGCTGCTAATAAGGAGAACATACAGAacagctgcaggacacagcatgAAATCAGCTTCACAGAAACAACGAACTCAAGTTTTGTAAGGTTTGAGAATACCAGCTGCAGTTCCTATCAGGTTGCAGGCCGGGAGCAAGTTTGATACAATTTTTACGGAAAGTGAACATTTTGGCACTTGCTTAATGAACATGGCCATTTTCAGCCCTTAAGTTGAGTTTCTCGCCTTCAGCAGGCCACATTTCCTCTGCTGAGCAACAGAAGCAGGGCAGAAGTCCTATGGTTACCCTACCATGGACAgcatcagaaaatgtttcttgtCTACCCAACAGttgctgaaacaaagcaaaagactAGGCCATAACCAAACTACTATATTTATACTAAACAAAGTAACACCACTAGAAGAACAGTTTCCAAGTGGTGAGAGAAATAAGTGCATGAGACAAGCAGGATGAACTGGTGGCTATGGCACAGAAGGCACAGGCTTCTGCTATCATCTCTCCCACTGAGCTGTCCCCAAGGCTGCCCACTTTCTCTCTGCTCCCTAAGCTCAGcctccacagctgctgcaggaacTTGTGATCACTGCTGTCTCAGAAGGACAGTGCAGGGAACAGCTGAGACTTCCTCCACAGTACACTGCCCTCATGCTCTGAAAAGCAACCTCCAACCCAGCTGCCACTCAAGGGAAGGGTATGAagcagggccagggctgccctTCGTGATCCAGCAGGGATAACGCAGGGATATCCCCACTTCAGACTTTTCTACACATGTAGAGGAGGTCAGTGAGCATACTAAATAGCTTCCCCAATCCTCTGTGAGGTAGGTGAGTATTAGCTCCTGCGTCAAAGTAAATAGCTGGCTGACCAAAGGCACCGAGGGCATCAGTGTGTAAGCCTGGCTCAGACCCTGGCACACCTGGCTTTTGGCCCTGTACTTTATATAAGCGTCCCTGGATTTAATATGGGGGTGGCATTCACAGACTGACAAGCTAACATGTTAGAATAAACAGCTGATTTAACAACtccccagctgcttggcttccacCTTACAGTCATCTAGGTCTCAAGCTGCTCAGCTATACTGCTATGAATGGATTTTCAGGACTTGCTACAACGTGAGTAAAAACAATGAATAACCTGGATTTAAATGCATCAGATCCATGGCTGCAGAGCAGTTGGCGAGGGTTGAGACATGAGTACCTTATGGCATTAGGCATTTAGTAGTTCATGAAGAAAGcgaggaggagaaaaacagagaaaatgaagcGAGCAGGCCAGATTCTCAGGTGGTGAAAGTCACTGTAATCCCTTTGAAGGCAACTGACTTATGGTAACTTAATCAGTTCTGGATCTCGTTCAGGACACTCAGAAGTGAAGGGTATTTCGGTATGAAAAGACCAAAGTATTTGACAAAAATAACACCACAATATTCTCAGAAATAATAGGAAGATAGAAATGATTAAGTTTCTATACCTGTCTTCCTGCATACCGCAGAGCAAGCTTTCCACTCACTAATGCTTGCACATCTTCTGGGctagagaggggaaggaagggaagagagcaTTTATTCAACAACATGGTCAGCTTAAATCTAAAtgtgtctcaaaaattcccaatAGCAAATTACTACAACTCAAGTAACATTGTATCAGAAGCATTGATTAGGTCATAAAGACAAACAGCAAGCTTGTCTGCTTGAGTTCTTTCATTAGAGTCTTGTAAATGAAAACCCTTTCCCATTTAAATGTAGGAAGTGTTCTTCACAGAACCATTTGCCACATACATGTTCAGCATGATTTTGCACAGCAACATGTATTTCAGCGCAGTGATGGCTTTTGGGTTGTCAATTGAATCATATCCCTCAAACGCCTCGTAAAAATATGAATAGGCTGTTTTCCAGTCCTTCTCTTCTGCTGCATGGATAATACCTGTTGAGAGGAACAAACAGGCAGGCATCAGAGTTAATTCAGAACATGACTGGAAGAGAACAGAACAATTTGGTTGCCCAGTGCTTTATCTGGTACTTCAGTAAATGGAATCCTTTCTTTCTGTGCCTCCCTTTACCTCATCTCTATCAGAAGAGCATCCATGCCCTCTCTTAAGAGGACATGTTAAGAAAGGCAAGTTCGGGGCACTTCAGGTAAGTGCCTGAGAATCAGGTCAGGAACAACATTACAGTTATACTAACAAGGTGTAATGCTGTAGTGCCTAGGGAGGTTACAGACCCTCCACCACCAGAGGTTTtcaaaaacagactgaaaaaacatGTGTCAGGAACAATGTAATTACAGCTGATCCTGCCTTGAGGCAGCTGGGCAGACTTGTAGATATCTTGAGGTCCCACCTAACATCATTTTCTGTGATTCACTCAGGAAAGAACAAATATCAGTCAACTGATGCATCATGACAAGTCCTAGACTTTCCCCTTCTCCTGAAAGGCTTTACCTGACTGCATGTCTAACGCTGCTTGCAGCTTAGGTGGACAGTAGATTGCATTGGCTGTAGTCCGTGCAGAGGTTAAGGCTGCTCTTGCTTTTGGCAGATTGCTCAGGGCATGGTAAGTCTTACTTTCTAACAGCTGCACTTCCACCAGCAATGCCTTGTCATCCATCTTTTTCAATTCCCGAAGAAGCTGGGAGCCTAGCAGCAGGGAAGAACAAGAACCTTTGTAACCTGCTCTGCATCTGCTATCAACAACTACACAAACCAAGTCTTTCCAGATTACACCCTTCTTCCCCCACAGCAGTACAGGCTTTGAGGAAGGGAGGCTAGGCTTACACAACCTGTTCTTCCAAGAagaaacaaaggagaagaaataacaGTAGGTCAGTGTCAGTCCACATTTGGAGAAGAATGAACCAGTTTTGTGTTAGAGGCGGAAGAGGGCAGTGAGAATACTTGGGTACATGGACAGCATGTCTCTGCCACCTCATCGCGGGCAGCAGACACTCAGCAGAAAGTCAAGGATGGGTTGTGCAGTTCAGATTGTCACTCTGGTACCCCTTCCCCAGACAACAGCATGATTTAC encodes:
- the PSMD11 gene encoding 26S proteasome non-ATPase regulatory subunit 11, translated to MAAAAVLEFQRAQSLLSTDREASIGILHSIVKRDVQENDEEAVQVKEQSILELGSLLAKTGQAEELGGLLKYVRPFLNSISKAKAARLVRSLLDLFLDMEAATGQEVDLCLECIEWAKSEKRTFLRQALEARLVSLYFDTKRYQEALQLGSQLLRELKKMDDKALLVEVQLLESKTYHALSNLPKARAALTSARTTANAIYCPPKLQAALDMQSGIIHAAEEKDWKTAYSYFYEAFEGYDSIDNPKAITALKYMLLCKIMLNIPEDVQALVSGKLALRYAGRQTEALKCVAQASKNRSLADFEKALTDYKVELRDDPIINTHLAKLYDNLLEQNLIRVIEPFSRVQIEHISSLIKLSKAEVERKLSQMILDKKFHGILDQGEGVLIIFDEPPVDKTYEAALETIQNMSKVVDSLYNKAKKLT